CTGCGCAAGGGAGATATCGAGCAGGGGTTCGCCGAATGCGCCCACGTTTTCGAGGACACCTTCATCCTGCCCACCACCCAGCACGTGGCGCTGGAGCCCCACGGCTGCATCGCGGCGTTCCAGCCCGACGGGCGCGTGAACCTGTGGTCCACAACCCAGAACCCGTTCGTGGTGCGCACCCAGCTCGCCAACATCTTCAAGATGCCGGTATCGAAGATCCGCATCATGGTGCCGTATCTCGGCGGCGGCTACGGCAGCAAGGTCTATCCCAAGATCGAACCGCTGACCATGGCTCTCGCCCAGAAGGCCAAGCGCCCGGTGCGAATCCTGCTGAGCCGCGAAGAGGTATTCTACACGGTCACCAAGCACGCCGCGTTCATCCGCATGAAGACCGGGGTCAAGGCCGACGGCACCTTCCATGCCCGCGAGGCGGAGGTCTTCCTCGACACCGGCGCGTTCGCGGAGATCGGCCCCCGGGTGGCCAAGAAGTCGGCCTACACCGCCGCCGGCCCCTACAAGTTCAGCCACGTGAAGATCGACGCCAAGTCGGTGTACACCAACAAGCCGCCGGCCGGGGCGTTCCGCGGCTTCGGCGTGTCCCAGTCGGCCTGGGCCAGCGAATCCCAGACCGACATCATCGCCAAGGCGCTGGGGCGGGACCCCTACGAGCTGCGCATGCAGAACATCTACGACGAGGGCGACGAATTCGTCACCGGCGAGAAGCTCTGGAGCATCGGCGTCAAGGGATGCCTGGAGAAGGTCGCCCAGGAGATGAAGTGGGACGAGCCCATGCCCGCGTCGGACGATCCTTCCAAGGTGCGCGGCAGGGGGCTGGCGGCGCTCATCAAGGCCACCATCACGCCGTCCATCTCGTGCGCCGCCATCAAGCTCAACGAAGACGGCAGCGTCAACGTGTTCACCAGCACGGTGGAGATGGGACAGGGCTCGGACACGGCCATGGCCGCCATCGTGGCGGACACCCTGGGGATTACCCTCGACCAGGTGTCGGTGCTGGGGGTGGACACGGACGTGGTGCCCTACGACCTCACCACTTCGTCGAGCCGCTCCACCTTCCACATGGGCAAGGCGCTGGAGCTGGCGTCCCTGGACCTGTGCGAACAGCTCCGCAGGTTCGTTTCCGAGGAGCACGGGGTGCCGTTCGAGGAGACGCGCATGGAGGGCGGCAAGGTGCTGTTCCGGGAAAACGCCCTGGATATCCGCGAGGTGCTGTTCAACCACTTCGGCATGCAGGGAGGCACGCTGGTGGGGCGCGGCGAGGTGAAGACCAGCACCGTGGACCCGGACACCGGCGACAAGACCACCTCGTCCTTCTGGTTCGTGGGCGCCGGCGGCAGCGAGGTGGAGATTGACAAGGACACGGGCAGGGTTCGGGTTCTGAAGCACGCCACCGCGGTGGACGTGGGCCGGGTGATCACGCCGCTGGGCTGCCAGCAGCAGCTCGTGGGCGGGGCCATCACCGGCCTGGGCCAGGCGCTGTTCGAGCAGATGGTGTGGGACAACGGCATTCTGGTGAATCCCAATCTCGTGGACTACGTGCTGCCGGCCCTGGGCGACATGCCCGACGAGATCACGCCCATCGCCGTGGAGGTGCCGCACAAGAACGGCCCCTTCGGCGCCAAGGGCATCGGCGAGACCTCGCTCATCCCGGTGGCGCCCTCCATCGCCAACGCGGTGGACGACGCCGTGGACGTGCGCATCAAGGATCTGCCGGTGACGGCGGAGAAGATATTCCTGGGGATGCTCGACACCAAGCGCCCGTCCGAGTAGTCGGGAATCTACCGCGGGGCAAGGACATTTGCGTGTAGGGGCGACCCGCGGTCGCCCCTGGGGCGGCGGCCCGGGCAAGGGCGACCGCGGGTCGCCCCTACAGGGTCCGCGGGGTACCAGGAAGACGATTGAGCGAAGTAACCGGACAGCACATCAGTAACCGAGAACCAAAACAAC
Above is a window of Deltaproteobacteria bacterium DNA encoding:
- a CDS encoding molybdopterin-dependent oxidoreductase — translated: LRKGDIEQGFAECAHVFEDTFILPTTQHVALEPHGCIAAFQPDGRVNLWSTTQNPFVVRTQLANIFKMPVSKIRIMVPYLGGGYGSKVYPKIEPLTMALAQKAKRPVRILLSREEVFYTVTKHAAFIRMKTGVKADGTFHAREAEVFLDTGAFAEIGPRVAKKSAYTAAGPYKFSHVKIDAKSVYTNKPPAGAFRGFGVSQSAWASESQTDIIAKALGRDPYELRMQNIYDEGDEFVTGEKLWSIGVKGCLEKVAQEMKWDEPMPASDDPSKVRGRGLAALIKATITPSISCAAIKLNEDGSVNVFTSTVEMGQGSDTAMAAIVADTLGITLDQVSVLGVDTDVVPYDLTTSSSRSTFHMGKALELASLDLCEQLRRFVSEEHGVPFEETRMEGGKVLFRENALDIREVLFNHFGMQGGTLVGRGEVKTSTVDPDTGDKTTSSFWFVGAGGSEVEIDKDTGRVRVLKHATAVDVGRVITPLGCQQQLVGGAITGLGQALFEQMVWDNGILVNPNLVDYVLPALGDMPDEITPIAVEVPHKNGPFGAKGIGETSLIPVAPSIANAVDDAVDVRIKDLPVTAEKIFLGMLDTKRPSE